Proteins from one Streptomyces sp. NBC_00390 genomic window:
- a CDS encoding peptidoglycan-binding protein, which yields MPDLWLPGAERHPLGDTAPTDTQFQPKVVWHITWDKNATAAKPADLVPFDALVRYFTGAGRASAPHLLWDPFTGRIAQFYPANSRSKSVADAPGGTRTNRAGRVLLQVETLFFPYCRVNGKSYATVRDTPAKGLDKVLTWARSWGVPDDWPMGKPTWKANRSDRVWASRGGHYAHGQVPENSHNDPGPMPDWPAIGGKPKPTPTAPPFPGKAAFGPGKVNDSILRLGHQLVKKGFGTHYKVGPSRSWGEADRLNVRAFQRAQNWSGSDADGYPGPETWRRLFA from the coding sequence ATGCCCGATCTGTGGCTGCCCGGTGCCGAAAGGCATCCGCTTGGCGACACAGCACCAACCGACACTCAGTTTCAGCCCAAGGTGGTCTGGCACATCACCTGGGACAAGAACGCGACTGCGGCCAAGCCGGCCGACCTTGTGCCATTCGACGCTCTGGTCCGCTACTTCACCGGTGCAGGCCGAGCTTCCGCGCCGCACCTGCTCTGGGATCCGTTCACCGGCCGGATCGCTCAGTTCTATCCGGCGAATTCGCGCAGCAAGAGCGTCGCGGACGCCCCGGGTGGCACTCGCACTAACCGGGCCGGACGCGTCCTGCTGCAGGTTGAGACGCTCTTCTTCCCCTACTGCCGCGTCAACGGAAAGTCGTACGCCACGGTCCGCGACACCCCGGCCAAGGGCCTCGACAAGGTCCTCACCTGGGCACGCAGCTGGGGCGTCCCCGACGACTGGCCGATGGGCAAGCCCACGTGGAAGGCGAACCGTAGCGATCGGGTTTGGGCCTCGCGCGGTGGCCACTACGCCCACGGCCAGGTGCCGGAGAACAGCCACAACGACCCGGGACCCATGCCGGATTGGCCCGCTATTGGCGGGAAGCCCAAGCCCACGCCGACAGCGCCCCCGTTCCCCGGCAAGGCGGCCTTCGGCCCCGGCAAGGTCAATGACTCGATCCTGCGCCTCGGCCACCAGCTCGTGAAGAAGGGCTTCGGCACCCACTACAAGGTCGGGCCGTCGCGCAGCTGGGGAGAGGCGGACCGGCTCAACGTGCGGGCCTTCCAGCGCGCCCAGAACTGGAGCGGCTCCGACGCCGACGGCTACCCCGGCCCCGAGACCTGGCGACGCCTCTTCGCCTGA
- a CDS encoding AAA family ATPase → MTQAASGTRPPAPKLKTRKPTGIVPWPLVLLEGEEGAGKTFSAAQFSASDKVGQTYWIDLDEGSADEYAAIDGADYLIIEHDGTYRDILEQIEAVHAEARRAAAAGEPPVVLVIDSASALWRMLSNWTYERGRRTRKNQALLQEDPDAAYDIGRNLWNDATERWNRVMYLLRTLPGIAIVLARGKQISASDDNGQPLKDNRGRAVTEWKVSAQKDLGFDSTVWVRMKRDEDPQVIKVRSLRLRVEPRKPLRLKNFSIEDLIFNGLGCSQASQPRVMPELAGDRVGPWLKRIEGESNSQALAAIWRAVPDPANQLSHEEILTVRAAAERRAAELEAAPQEMGDKPRSDADKLRAAAARKAAEQDADAEQ, encoded by the coding sequence GTGACGCAAGCCGCGAGCGGCACCCGCCCGCCCGCCCCGAAGCTGAAGACCCGTAAGCCGACTGGCATCGTGCCCTGGCCGCTCGTCCTCCTCGAAGGCGAGGAGGGAGCGGGCAAAACCTTCAGCGCCGCCCAGTTCAGCGCCAGTGACAAGGTCGGCCAGACGTACTGGATCGACCTCGACGAAGGGTCGGCCGACGAGTACGCCGCCATCGACGGCGCGGACTACCTGATCATCGAGCACGACGGCACCTACCGCGACATCCTCGAACAGATCGAGGCAGTCCACGCCGAAGCCCGCCGCGCCGCTGCCGCCGGCGAGCCGCCCGTAGTCCTCGTCATCGACTCCGCATCCGCACTGTGGCGGATGCTCAGCAACTGGACCTACGAGCGCGGCCGCCGCACCAGGAAGAACCAGGCCCTGCTCCAGGAAGACCCCGACGCGGCGTACGACATCGGCCGGAACCTCTGGAACGACGCCACCGAGCGTTGGAACCGCGTCATGTACCTGCTGCGCACCCTGCCCGGTATCGCCATCGTGCTGGCCCGCGGCAAGCAGATCAGCGCCTCCGACGACAACGGACAGCCCCTGAAGGACAACCGTGGGCGGGCAGTGACCGAGTGGAAGGTCTCCGCGCAGAAGGACCTCGGCTTCGACTCCACCGTATGGGTGCGCATGAAGCGCGACGAGGATCCGCAAGTCATCAAAGTGCGCTCACTGCGGCTGCGTGTCGAGCCGAGAAAGCCCCTGCGCCTGAAGAACTTCTCCATTGAGGACCTGATCTTCAACGGCCTGGGCTGCTCGCAGGCATCTCAGCCGCGCGTCATGCCCGAACTGGCCGGAGACCGCGTCGGACCGTGGCTGAAGCGCATCGAGGGCGAGAGCAACTCGCAGGCCCTGGCAGCCATCTGGCGAGCCGTCCCAGATCCGGCGAACCAGCTCAGCCACGAAGAGATTCTGACGGTCCGCGCCGCCGCCGAGCGCAGAGCAGCCGAACTCGAGGCAGCGCCCCAGGAGATGGGCGACAAGCCCAGGTCGGACGCCGACAAGTTGCGCGCCGCTGCTGCACGCAAAGCAGCCGAGCAGGACGCCGACGCCGAACAGTGA
- a CDS encoding helix-turn-helix domain-containing protein, whose amino-acid sequence MSIQLMIAAAYLPHDEVNQGQKLALMKLCDSADDETRLARPGLARLAAWVGVTAKRAITIITELVRKGLVERVHTGKAGRAAVYRIFPKSVPRTPTTPELKERLAAREAAPKNPRKARTDVRRAAPATPAMTQADLEERETARRREVENCQEGAGFHAGNPAEADCRVSSVEPSGFHTGNPEGFTDGTPSFPVPSFSLPFPPTPAADAAGEPAAASPLKPSGAPNDGAGCTRHRGKPAASCRGCGTNPRAERARETATRKAEEHEEHGQFWQAWHAEREERRQQVQQRSEATAEAARRTREGIRKPKR is encoded by the coding sequence ATGTCCATTCAACTCATGATTGCCGCCGCTTACCTGCCTCACGACGAAGTCAACCAGGGTCAGAAGCTGGCGCTGATGAAGCTCTGCGACTCGGCCGATGACGAGACGCGTCTCGCCCGTCCTGGCCTCGCCCGGCTGGCAGCGTGGGTCGGCGTCACGGCCAAGCGCGCCATCACGATCATCACCGAACTCGTCCGCAAGGGGTTGGTGGAGCGCGTGCACACCGGGAAGGCGGGCCGGGCTGCCGTCTACAGGATCTTTCCGAAGTCGGTGCCCAGAACGCCCACGACGCCGGAGCTGAAGGAGCGACTGGCCGCGCGCGAAGCGGCGCCGAAGAACCCACGCAAGGCCCGTACGGACGTGCGGAGGGCCGCCCCGGCCACACCCGCCATGACACAGGCGGACCTCGAGGAGCGAGAGACAGCCCGCCGGCGAGAGGTCGAAAACTGCCAGGAAGGCGCAGGGTTCCACGCGGGGAACCCTGCAGAGGCCGACTGCCGGGTTTCATCTGTGGAACCCAGTGGGTTTCACACGGGGAACCCAGAGGGTTTCACCGATGGAACCCCTTCCTTTCCTGTTCCTTCCTTCTCTCTTCCTTTCCCCCCTACCCCCGCGGCTGACGCCGCAGGGGAGCCCGCTGCCGCTTCGCCGCTCAAGCCGTCCGGCGCGCCGAACGATGGAGCCGGATGCACGCGGCATAGAGGGAAGCCAGCAGCGTCCTGCCGGGGCTGCGGCACGAACCCCCGCGCGGAGCGCGCCCGGGAGACGGCTACGCGCAAGGCCGAAGAGCATGAGGAGCACGGGCAGTTCTGGCAGGCCTGGCATGCCGAGAGAGAAGAACGCCGTCAGCAGGTTCAGCAGCGATCCGAGGCCACGGCGGAGGCCGCCCGCAGGACGAGGGAAGGCATCCGCAAGCCCAAAAGATAG
- a CDS encoding DNA cytosine methyltransferase — protein MIKVIDLLCGAGGSSTGLVEAGYELILGINHWQLAIDTHAANHRDADHACIDISGLPMRHLPKADVLWASVICTEISPAGGRRRESKQLDLLDELDSDETWEEWQALTKDAFERTRVTGWCVVRAAEAKRFKAIIVENVIEFATDWLLFPVWLDAMDKLGYRVQIVSVSSAHIGDDVNPRAPQWRDRLYCVFTRRTMRQPDLAPRPLAHCPACGQDVPAVQSWFNDKTRIGKYRRDYDYRCPQTRCGRIVVEPYVRPAADIINWKDIGTRIGDRKKPLVPTTMDRIRSGLAKFPHRPSSITLTHGKDGTDRAYAVEDRPLPTRTAKQGDALLVPTGGSWNTEPTPVDVPMRTRLTRESEALVTADPFIVEFRRNSTTSPVTNPMSGITAKGNHHGLVVPDGTPSQETVRNTLVIPYRKTTPKTAADPVHALSTRDSAAVLRSTPAIEDCYFRMLKPREQLLGQRFPEKYVVYGNQAEQTMQAGNAVSCNVARWIGERLKPVL, from the coding sequence GTGATCAAAGTGATCGACCTGCTGTGCGGCGCCGGCGGGAGCAGCACCGGCCTCGTTGAAGCCGGATACGAGCTGATCCTGGGCATCAATCACTGGCAACTCGCCATCGACACCCACGCGGCCAACCACAGAGACGCTGACCACGCCTGCATCGACATATCCGGCTTGCCCATGCGCCACCTGCCGAAGGCTGACGTGCTGTGGGCCTCCGTCATCTGCACCGAGATCAGCCCTGCGGGCGGACGCCGACGGGAGAGCAAGCAACTCGACCTCCTCGATGAGCTGGACTCGGACGAGACGTGGGAGGAGTGGCAGGCTCTGACCAAGGATGCCTTCGAGCGCACGCGTGTAACCGGCTGGTGCGTCGTGCGGGCCGCCGAAGCCAAGCGGTTCAAGGCGATCATCGTCGAGAACGTCATCGAGTTCGCCACCGACTGGCTCCTCTTCCCCGTCTGGCTCGACGCCATGGACAAGCTGGGCTACCGCGTCCAGATCGTCAGCGTCAGCAGCGCCCACATCGGCGACGACGTCAACCCACGAGCCCCGCAGTGGCGTGACCGCCTGTACTGCGTTTTCACACGCAGGACAATGCGCCAGCCCGACCTGGCACCACGTCCCCTCGCGCACTGCCCGGCCTGTGGGCAGGACGTCCCCGCCGTACAGAGTTGGTTCAACGACAAGACCCGCATCGGCAAGTACCGGCGGGACTACGACTACCGCTGCCCGCAGACCCGCTGCGGCCGGATCGTCGTTGAGCCGTACGTCCGACCGGCCGCCGACATCATCAACTGGAAGGACATCGGTACGCGCATCGGAGACCGCAAGAAGCCGCTCGTCCCCACCACCATGGACCGCATCCGCTCCGGGCTGGCCAAGTTCCCGCACCGCCCCAGCTCCATCACCCTCACCCACGGCAAAGACGGAACCGACCGCGCCTACGCGGTCGAGGACCGGCCACTTCCCACTCGCACAGCGAAGCAAGGCGACGCCCTGCTCGTCCCCACCGGCGGCAGCTGGAACACCGAACCGACCCCGGTCGACGTACCCATGCGCACCCGCCTGACCCGCGAGAGCGAAGCCCTCGTCACCGCAGACCCCTTCATCGTCGAGTTCCGGCGAAACTCCACCACCAGCCCGGTCACCAACCCCATGAGCGGAATCACGGCCAAGGGCAACCACCACGGCCTGGTCGTCCCCGACGGCACACCCTCACAGGAGACCGTCCGCAACACCCTCGTCATCCCGTATCGAAAGACCACCCCCAAGACCGCCGCAGACCCCGTACACGCCCTCTCGACCCGCGACTCGGCCGCAGTCCTGCGCAGCACCCCGGCCATCGAGGACTGCTACTTCCGGATGCTCAAGCCGCGCGAGCAGCTGCTCGGCCAGCGGTTCCCGGAGAAGTACGTCGTCTACGGCAACCAGGCCGAGCAGACGATGCAGGCAGGCAACGCGGTCTCGTGCAACGTCGCCCGGTGGATCGGCGAGCGCCTCAAGCCGGTGCTGTGA